A region of Pyxidicoccus parkwaysis DNA encodes the following proteins:
- the murD gene encoding UDP-N-acetylmuramoyl-L-alanine--D-glutamate ligase yields the protein MTLSLSGQKVLVYGLAKSGVAALRLLRHHGAQVTALDARTEEALGDVGREVKALGASLVTGPTPPGLLASQDLVVVSPGVPLSLPEFETARKAGVAIWGEVELAARLLTDVPLFGITGTNGKSTTTALTGELFIRGGRRTFVGGNLGRPFSEAAMAPKDWDALVVELSSFQLEGIRTLRPRGAAILNLTPDHLDRYATHADYGAAKARIFQNQQGLTAQPGQNPQAGDFGVVNADDADVMGLARTAKVPVYGFSMTGKPVVDAPKLAGLAIAEEGGFRLDFLGEHYRLTNRALRGAHNAQNAMAAALLARLGGVAADAVQAGLDSYPGLPHRMESVRVLDGVEWVNDSKATNVDSVLVALRAFKGDLWLIAGGKGKGAPYAPMVDAGRGKVKGVLTIGQDADTIAKAYAGQAPVLACGTLDAAVKKAREVAKAGDTVLLSPACASYDQFKNFEDRGDTFKRLVGAL from the coding sequence ATGACGTTGTCGCTGTCCGGTCAGAAGGTGCTCGTATACGGCCTCGCGAAGAGTGGCGTGGCGGCGCTGCGCCTGCTGCGCCACCACGGCGCGCAGGTGACGGCGCTCGACGCGCGCACCGAGGAAGCACTCGGTGACGTGGGCCGCGAGGTGAAGGCCCTCGGCGCTTCGCTCGTCACCGGCCCCACGCCGCCGGGCCTGCTCGCCTCGCAGGACCTCGTGGTGGTGAGCCCCGGCGTGCCGTTGTCGCTGCCGGAGTTCGAGACGGCGCGCAAGGCGGGCGTCGCCATCTGGGGCGAGGTGGAGCTGGCCGCGCGTCTCCTCACCGACGTGCCGCTGTTCGGCATCACCGGCACCAACGGGAAGAGCACCACCACGGCGCTCACCGGCGAGCTGTTCATTCGCGGCGGCCGGCGCACCTTCGTGGGCGGCAACCTGGGCCGGCCCTTCTCCGAGGCCGCCATGGCCCCGAAGGACTGGGACGCGCTGGTGGTGGAGCTGTCCAGCTTCCAGCTCGAGGGCATCCGCACCCTGCGCCCGCGCGGCGCCGCCATCCTCAACCTCACGCCGGACCACCTGGACCGGTACGCCACGCACGCCGACTACGGCGCTGCGAAGGCGAGAATCTTCCAGAACCAGCAGGGCCTGACGGCCCAGCCGGGGCAGAACCCGCAGGCCGGTGACTTCGGTGTCGTCAACGCGGACGACGCGGACGTGATGGGCCTGGCGCGCACGGCGAAGGTGCCCGTGTATGGCTTCAGCATGACGGGCAAGCCGGTGGTGGACGCGCCGAAGCTCGCGGGCCTGGCCATCGCGGAGGAGGGCGGCTTCCGGCTGGACTTCCTCGGCGAGCACTACCGCCTCACCAACCGCGCGCTGCGCGGCGCGCACAACGCGCAGAACGCCATGGCGGCGGCACTGCTGGCGCGGCTGGGCGGCGTGGCGGCGGACGCGGTGCAGGCGGGGCTGGACAGCTACCCGGGCCTGCCCCACCGCATGGAGAGCGTGCGCGTGCTGGACGGCGTGGAGTGGGTGAACGACTCCAAGGCCACCAACGTGGACTCGGTGCTGGTGGCGCTGCGCGCCTTCAAGGGCGACCTGTGGCTGATTGCCGGCGGCAAGGGCAAGGGCGCGCCGTACGCGCCCATGGTGGACGCGGGGCGCGGCAAGGTGAAGGGCGTGCTCACCATCGGCCAGGACGCGGACACGATTGCGAAGGCCTACGCGGGCCAGGCGCCGGTGCTCGCGTGCGGCACGCTGGACGCGGCGGTGAAGAAGGCGCGTGAAGTGGCGAAGGCGGGGGACACGGTGCTGCTGTCGCCCGCGTGCGCGTCGTACGACCAGTTCAAGAACTTCGAGGACCGGGGCGACACGTTCAAGCGCCTCGTCGGGGCGCTGTGA
- the murB gene encoding UDP-N-acetylmuramate dehydrogenase: MVEAGVRTALAERVARLSGCEVKPGEPLAPLTSVRVGGAAEALVRPRSPEALVSLLNLARDEGVPVSILGGGANTLVGDGGVPGITVKLPSDLFPEVADVGAEDGRLTLGAGAAIVRLINLMRGNALVGAEFLAGIPGTLGGAVAMNAGTKNGEAFRAIEAVEVATADGVGWLTKAEIPHAYRHSELPPGGVVTRVRFLLRKGDVQASKAAMDADLGYRKRTQPLSQPNFGSVFTNPPGDHAGRLIEVVGLKGHTLGRAQVSTLHANWIVNLGGATARDVLGLVTLMQQRVREETGVVMKPEVKRVGEFLP; the protein is encoded by the coding sequence ATGGTGGAAGCGGGCGTGAGGACGGCGCTGGCGGAGCGCGTGGCGCGACTGTCCGGCTGCGAGGTGAAGCCGGGCGAGCCACTGGCTCCGCTCACCAGTGTCCGCGTGGGTGGCGCGGCGGAGGCGCTGGTGCGCCCGCGCTCTCCCGAGGCGCTGGTGTCGCTCCTGAATCTCGCTCGCGACGAGGGCGTGCCCGTCTCCATCCTCGGCGGTGGCGCCAACACGTTGGTGGGCGACGGCGGTGTTCCCGGCATCACCGTGAAGCTGCCGTCGGACCTCTTTCCGGAAGTGGCGGACGTGGGGGCCGAGGATGGTCGTCTCACGCTGGGCGCGGGCGCGGCCATTGTGCGGCTCATCAACCTCATGCGCGGCAACGCGCTGGTGGGCGCGGAGTTCCTCGCGGGCATCCCCGGCACGCTCGGCGGCGCGGTGGCCATGAATGCCGGCACCAAGAACGGAGAGGCCTTCCGCGCGATTGAAGCGGTGGAGGTGGCCACGGCGGATGGGGTGGGGTGGCTGACGAAGGCGGAGATTCCGCACGCCTACCGCCACTCCGAGCTTCCTCCGGGCGGTGTGGTGACGCGAGTGCGCTTCCTCCTGCGCAAGGGGGACGTGCAGGCATCCAAGGCCGCCATGGACGCGGACCTCGGCTACCGCAAGCGCACGCAACCGCTGAGCCAGCCCAACTTCGGCAGCGTCTTCACCAACCCGCCGGGCGACCATGCCGGCAGGCTGATTGAAGTCGTTGGCCTCAAGGGGCATACGCTGGGCCGCGCGCAGGTCTCCACCCTGCACGCCAACTGGATTGTGAACCTGGGCGGAGCCACCGCCCGCGACGTGCTGGGCCTCGTCACCCTCATGCAGCAGCGGGTGCGCGAGGAGACCGGCGTCGTCATGAAACCCGAAGTCAAACGCGTGGGAGAGTTCCTGCCATGA
- the mraY gene encoding phospho-N-acetylmuramoyl-pentapeptide-transferase has translation MLFLLYELIQNSEAGRFFNFLRYPTFRIIAAGVFALLLGMLIGPRIIARLRLKQHGQSNVREDTPDTHQKKKGTPTMGGSLILICIGASTLLFADLGSRVVWVMLLLTFGYGFIGFLDDWLKLSKRNSKGLAGRKKMALQTLFFIIAVFGLLTTWTHADGSFGPTLLINTKLTLPFIPTRWFNPDLGWFYVPFAWIVIVGTSNAVNLTDGLDGLAIVPTIVSAITFAVLCYVAGTTLSIADYETVGGVQKLVAMPVYQYLGILQVPGGAELAVFCAAIVGAGISFLWFNTYPASVFMGDIGSLALGGALGGLAVLSKNEVVSAIIHGIFFAEALSVMIQVASFKMTGKRVFKMAPVHHHFELKGLAEPKIIVRFWIVSILCGGVALLSLKLR, from the coding sequence GTGCTGTTTCTCCTCTACGAGCTCATCCAGAACTCGGAAGCGGGGCGCTTCTTCAACTTCCTGCGCTACCCCACCTTCCGCATCATCGCGGCGGGCGTCTTCGCCCTGCTGCTCGGCATGCTCATCGGTCCGCGCATCATCGCCCGCCTGCGCCTGAAGCAGCACGGGCAGAGCAACGTGCGCGAGGACACGCCGGACACGCACCAGAAGAAGAAGGGCACGCCCACCATGGGCGGCTCGCTCATCCTCATCTGCATCGGCGCCAGCACGCTGCTGTTCGCGGACCTGGGCAGCCGCGTGGTGTGGGTAATGCTGCTGCTCACCTTCGGCTACGGCTTCATCGGCTTCCTGGATGACTGGCTGAAGCTGTCCAAGCGCAACTCGAAGGGCCTCGCTGGCCGCAAGAAGATGGCGCTGCAGACGCTCTTCTTCATCATCGCGGTGTTCGGCCTGCTCACCACGTGGACGCACGCGGACGGCTCGTTCGGGCCCACGCTGCTCATCAACACGAAGCTGACGCTGCCCTTCATTCCCACGCGCTGGTTCAACCCGGACCTGGGCTGGTTCTACGTGCCCTTCGCGTGGATTGTCATCGTCGGCACGTCCAACGCCGTGAATCTCACGGACGGCCTGGACGGGCTCGCAATCGTCCCCACCATCGTCTCCGCCATCACCTTCGCGGTGCTCTGCTACGTGGCGGGCACCACGCTGAGCATCGCGGACTACGAGACGGTGGGCGGCGTGCAGAAGCTGGTGGCCATGCCGGTGTACCAGTACCTGGGCATCCTCCAGGTGCCGGGTGGCGCGGAGCTGGCCGTGTTCTGCGCGGCCATTGTCGGCGCGGGCATCTCCTTCCTCTGGTTCAACACCTATCCAGCCTCGGTCTTCATGGGTGACATCGGCTCGCTGGCGCTGGGTGGTGCGCTGGGCGGCCTGGCCGTCCTGTCCAAGAACGAGGTGGTGTCCGCCATCATCCACGGCATCTTCTTCGCGGAGGCGCTGAGCGTGATGATTCAGGTGGCCTCCTTCAAGATGACGGGCAAGCGCGTCTTCAAGATGGCCCCGGTGCACCACCACTTCGAGCTGAAGGGGCTGGCCGAGCCGAAGATCATCGTCCGTTTCTGGATCGTCTCCATCCTCTGTGGTGGCGTGGCGCTCCTGTCGCTCAAGCTGCGCTGA
- a CDS encoding D-alanine--D-alanine ligase, which yields MTPNRGAFTKDELKTKRVGVLYGGLSSEREVSLRTGAAVAGALRSLGYDVVEVDVGKDLPARLVAEKVDVAWLAVHGRYGEDGCLQGLLESMFIPYSGSGVLASALGMDKVYAKQVFVAHGIPTPAYRAFKDAESALAAADSLPFPFPVVVKPSREGSSVGVHICKQRADYEAAVKDAAKYAGTLLVEQFVKGREVQGGVLDDEALGVIEVRAAREFYDYDAKYKAGSGTQYLFPAPLPPEQYARVNEVSLAAHKALGCSGGSRSDVIITEGGDVFLLEINTLPGMTATSLLPKIAAGRGIDFPALCERLLLGASLKA from the coding sequence ATGACCCCGAATCGCGGCGCCTTCACCAAGGACGAGCTCAAGACGAAGCGCGTGGGCGTGCTGTATGGCGGCCTGTCGTCGGAGCGCGAGGTGTCCCTGCGCACCGGCGCCGCCGTGGCCGGGGCGCTGCGCTCGCTGGGCTACGACGTGGTGGAGGTGGACGTCGGCAAGGATTTGCCCGCGCGCCTCGTCGCGGAGAAGGTGGACGTCGCGTGGCTCGCCGTGCACGGCCGCTACGGCGAGGACGGGTGTCTCCAGGGCCTGCTGGAGTCCATGTTCATCCCTTATTCGGGCAGCGGCGTGCTGGCCTCGGCGCTGGGCATGGACAAGGTCTACGCCAAGCAGGTCTTCGTCGCGCACGGCATCCCCACGCCGGCGTACCGCGCGTTCAAGGACGCGGAGTCCGCGCTGGCCGCGGCGGACTCGCTGCCATTCCCCTTCCCGGTGGTGGTGAAGCCCAGCCGCGAGGGCAGCAGCGTGGGCGTGCACATCTGCAAGCAGCGCGCGGACTACGAGGCCGCCGTGAAGGACGCGGCGAAGTACGCGGGCACGCTGCTGGTGGAGCAGTTCGTCAAGGGACGCGAAGTGCAGGGTGGAGTCCTGGACGATGAGGCCCTCGGCGTCATCGAGGTGCGCGCCGCGCGCGAGTTCTACGACTACGACGCCAAGTACAAGGCGGGCTCCGGCACGCAGTACCTCTTCCCCGCGCCCCTTCCGCCCGAGCAGTATGCCCGGGTGAACGAGGTGAGCCTGGCCGCGCACAAGGCCCTCGGCTGCAGCGGAGGCTCGCGCTCGGACGTCATCATCACCGAGGGAGGGGATGTGTTCCTCCTGGAGATCAACACGCTGCCCGGCATGACGGCCACCAGCCTCCTGCCGAAGATTGCCGCCGGACGCGGAATCGACTTCCCGGCCCTGTGTGAGCGCCTCCTCCTCGGCGCGTCGCTGAAGGCCTGA
- the murG gene encoding undecaprenyldiphospho-muramoylpentapeptide beta-N-acetylglucosaminyltransferase produces MKVLIAGGGTGGHLFPGIALAEEVTTRHHANEVVFVGTERGLEARVVPKEGYPLELVKVQGLKGKSPIAFLKALIALPLAFIESFRILARQKPDVVVGVGGYASGPVVLAAWLMGIPTAIQEQNALPGITNKVLGKVVRVVFTAFEGAHRFFPEKKVQLIGNPIRRKLMDNYLRSHVAHERFSLLVFGGSLGARGINQRMIEALDHLGDLKDGLHFVHQTGKNDLEQVRKGYAEKGFQADVVEFIDDMSGAYAKADLVVCRAGATTLAELTVCKKASILIPFPHATDDHQAVNAKALVDAGAALMFRESELTGQKLAETIRALKSDPAKLKNMEKKAGLLGRPEAAKELADVCVDLMVQAWGPNGRERAPTEPKKTPRSES; encoded by the coding sequence GTGAAGGTCCTCATCGCGGGCGGCGGCACCGGTGGCCACCTCTTCCCGGGCATCGCCCTGGCGGAGGAGGTGACGACGCGTCATCACGCCAACGAGGTGGTCTTCGTGGGCACCGAGCGCGGCCTCGAGGCGCGCGTGGTTCCGAAGGAAGGCTACCCGCTGGAATTGGTGAAGGTGCAGGGCCTCAAGGGGAAGAGCCCCATCGCCTTCCTCAAGGCGCTCATCGCGCTGCCGCTGGCCTTCATCGAGTCGTTCCGCATTCTGGCGCGGCAGAAGCCGGACGTGGTGGTGGGCGTGGGTGGCTACGCCAGCGGGCCGGTGGTGCTGGCCGCGTGGCTGATGGGCATTCCCACGGCGATTCAGGAGCAGAACGCGCTGCCGGGCATCACCAACAAGGTGCTGGGCAAGGTGGTGCGCGTCGTCTTCACCGCCTTCGAGGGCGCGCACCGCTTCTTCCCGGAGAAGAAGGTGCAGCTCATCGGCAACCCCATCCGTCGCAAGCTGATGGACAACTACCTGCGCAGCCACGTGGCGCACGAACGCTTCTCGCTGCTCGTGTTCGGCGGCAGCCTCGGCGCGCGCGGTATCAACCAGCGGATGATTGAGGCCCTGGACCACCTGGGGGATTTGAAAGACGGGTTGCACTTCGTCCACCAGACGGGGAAGAACGACCTGGAGCAGGTGCGCAAGGGCTACGCGGAGAAGGGCTTCCAGGCGGACGTGGTGGAGTTCATCGACGACATGTCCGGTGCGTACGCGAAGGCGGACCTCGTCGTATGTCGCGCCGGCGCGACGACCCTCGCGGAGCTGACCGTCTGTAAGAAGGCGAGCATCCTGATTCCCTTCCCGCACGCCACGGATGACCACCAGGCAGTCAACGCGAAGGCGCTGGTGGATGCAGGGGCAGCACTGATGTTCCGCGAGTCGGAGCTCACCGGGCAGAAGCTGGCGGAGACCATCCGCGCCCTGAAGAGCGACCCCGCGAAGCTCAAGAACATGGAGAAGAAGGCGGGCCTGCTGGGCCGTCCGGAGGCCGCGAAGGAGCTGGCCGACGTGTGCGTGGACCTGATGGTGCAGGCGTGGGGCCCCAATGGCCGCGAGCGCGCCCCCACCGAGCCGAAGAAGACGCCGAGGAGTGAGTCGTGA
- the murC gene encoding UDP-N-acetylmuramate--L-alanine ligase: MTKNKPPSLFKTRHAAQVHFVGIGGIGMSGIAEVLLNLGYRVSGSDLKESDITRRLTRMGATIFEGHKAENLVQADVVVISSAVRKDNPEVVTARQRKIPVIPRAEMLAELMRLKYAVAVAGSHGKTTTTSMVATVLSAAGLDPTAVVGGKVNVLDSNAKLGKSELMVVEADESDGSFLKLHPSISIVTNIDPEHMDHYGTLDVLQSAFVEFCNRVPFYGLNVLCLDNPNVQALLPRIEKRFVTYGSSHMADYRLENVQLDGFTTTFQAFRRDEPLGEFRVRMVGAHNAFNALAVIAVAEEMDIPLETVRGALAEFGGVQRRFTVRGEAQGVTVVDDYGHHPTEVMATLAGARKAFGRRVVVAFQPHRYTRTHDLMKEFSTSFNDADVLFVTSVYAAGEDKIPGATGDALADAIRAHGHRDVTFVERRMDLPAALLPRLREGDIVLTLGAGDITQVGPDLLTLMGTSPLSKG; this comes from the coding sequence GTGACGAAGAACAAGCCGCCCAGCCTCTTCAAGACGCGCCACGCGGCGCAGGTGCACTTCGTGGGCATCGGCGGCATCGGCATGAGCGGCATCGCCGAGGTGCTGCTCAACCTGGGCTACCGCGTCTCCGGCAGTGACTTGAAGGAGAGCGACATCACCCGGCGCCTGACGCGCATGGGCGCCACCATCTTCGAGGGCCACAAGGCGGAGAACCTCGTGCAGGCGGACGTGGTGGTCATCTCCTCCGCGGTGCGCAAGGACAACCCCGAGGTCGTCACCGCGCGGCAGCGGAAGATTCCCGTCATCCCCCGCGCGGAGATGCTCGCGGAGCTGATGCGCCTGAAGTACGCCGTCGCGGTGGCGGGCAGCCACGGCAAGACGACGACGACGTCCATGGTGGCCACCGTGCTGAGCGCGGCGGGGCTGGACCCGACGGCGGTGGTGGGCGGCAAGGTGAACGTGCTCGACTCCAACGCCAAGCTGGGCAAGAGCGAGCTGATGGTGGTGGAGGCCGACGAGAGCGACGGCAGCTTCCTCAAGCTGCACCCGTCCATCTCCATCGTCACCAACATCGACCCGGAGCACATGGACCACTACGGCACGCTGGACGTGCTCCAGTCCGCCTTCGTGGAGTTCTGCAACCGGGTGCCGTTCTACGGCCTCAACGTCCTCTGCCTGGACAACCCCAACGTGCAGGCGCTGCTGCCGCGAATCGAGAAGCGCTTCGTCACCTACGGCAGCTCGCACATGGCGGACTACCGGCTGGAGAACGTGCAGCTCGACGGCTTCACCACCACCTTCCAGGCCTTCCGCCGCGACGAGCCGCTGGGCGAGTTCCGCGTGCGCATGGTGGGCGCGCACAACGCCTTCAACGCGCTGGCCGTCATCGCCGTGGCGGAGGAGATGGACATCCCGCTGGAGACGGTGCGCGGCGCGCTCGCCGAGTTCGGCGGTGTGCAGCGGCGCTTCACCGTGCGCGGCGAGGCCCAGGGCGTCACCGTGGTGGACGACTACGGGCACCATCCCACCGAGGTCATGGCCACGCTGGCCGGTGCGCGCAAGGCCTTCGGGCGGCGCGTGGTGGTGGCCTTCCAGCCGCACCGCTACACGCGCACGCACGACTTGATGAAGGAGTTCTCCACCTCCTTCAACGATGCGGACGTGCTCTTCGTCACCAGCGTCTACGCGGCGGGCGAGGACAAGATTCCGGGCGCCACCGGCGACGCGCTCGCGGACGCCATCCGCGCGCACGGCCACCGCGACGTCACCTTCGTGGAGCGGCGCATGGACTTGCCGGCGGCGCTGCTGCCCCGGCTGCGCGAGGGCGACATCGTCCTCACGCTGGGCGCGGGCGACATCACCCAGGTGGGGCCCGATTTGCTCACGCTGATGGGCACCTCTCCGCTGTCGAAGGGCTGA
- the ftsW gene encoding putative lipid II flippase FtsW, producing the protein MKTTPPASSPVRFDPILLCAVLALVAFGLVMVYSASAVLAQDKLGDSLYFFKRQLTAAGMGVVAMAVAMKVGWRKLARWAYPLLLIAVVLLIAVAIPGVGTTAGGARRWIRLPGFSLQPAEVAKFAWVVYLSYSLAKKREKVATFSVGFLPHLALCGVLVLLCMLQPDFGSSVLLVFMLFVLLFAAGAKLSYLVGSVLLALPMAYVAIATSPYRMKRILAFLDPWAHRHDVGYQVAESLMSIGSGGVLGLGLGDGRQKLFFLPEAHTDFIFSIIGEETGLIGVGLLVALYAVVLWRGVRASLAAGETFGTYLGLGITSIIAFQGTVNMCVAMGLLPTKGLTLPFVSYGGTSLVVLMGAAGVLLSLSASAEPARVARTGTDMREVTA; encoded by the coding sequence ATGAAGACCACTCCTCCCGCGTCCTCGCCCGTTCGGTTCGACCCGATTCTCCTGTGCGCCGTGCTCGCCCTCGTCGCCTTCGGGCTGGTGATGGTGTACTCGGCCAGCGCGGTGCTGGCGCAGGACAAGCTGGGTGACAGCCTGTACTTCTTCAAGCGTCAGCTCACCGCGGCCGGCATGGGCGTGGTGGCCATGGCCGTCGCCATGAAGGTGGGCTGGCGCAAGCTGGCGCGCTGGGCGTACCCGCTGCTGCTCATCGCCGTCGTCCTGTTGATTGCGGTGGCCATTCCCGGTGTCGGCACCACGGCGGGCGGCGCGCGCCGGTGGATTCGCCTGCCGGGCTTCAGCCTCCAGCCCGCGGAGGTGGCGAAGTTCGCCTGGGTCGTCTACCTGTCCTACTCGCTGGCGAAGAAGCGCGAGAAGGTGGCCACCTTCTCCGTCGGCTTCCTCCCGCACCTCGCGCTGTGCGGCGTGCTCGTCCTGTTGTGCATGCTCCAGCCGGACTTCGGCAGCAGCGTGCTGCTGGTGTTCATGCTCTTCGTGCTGCTCTTCGCGGCCGGGGCGAAGCTGAGCTACCTCGTGGGCTCGGTGCTGCTGGCGCTGCCCATGGCCTACGTGGCGATTGCCACGAGCCCGTACCGCATGAAGCGCATCCTTGCGTTCCTGGACCCGTGGGCGCACCGGCACGACGTGGGCTACCAGGTGGCGGAGTCGCTCATGTCCATCGGCTCGGGCGGTGTGCTGGGCCTGGGCCTGGGAGACGGGCGGCAGAAGCTCTTCTTCCTGCCGGAGGCGCACACCGACTTCATCTTCTCCATCATCGGCGAGGAGACGGGGCTCATCGGCGTGGGGCTGTTGGTGGCGCTGTACGCGGTGGTGCTGTGGCGCGGCGTGCGCGCCAGCCTGGCGGCGGGGGAGACGTTCGGCACGTACCTGGGGCTGGGCATCACCTCCATCATCGCGTTCCAGGGCACCGTGAATATGTGCGTGGCCATGGGGTTGCTGCCCACGAAGGGGCTCACCCTGCCATTCGTTTCCTACGGCGGTACGTCGCTGGTGGTGCTGATGGGGGCGGCGGGCGTGCTGCTCTCCTTGAGCGCGAGCGCCGAGCCCGCGCGCGTCGCACGGACGGGTACGGACATGCGGGAGGTGACGGCGTGA